From the genome of Tachysurus vachellii isolate PV-2020 chromosome 2, HZAU_Pvac_v1, whole genome shotgun sequence, one region includes:
- the cldnd1a gene encoding claudin domain-containing protein 1a, with translation MVDNRSATASVIACVLSALATVYLSVAVGTRHWYQYTSPQVRHEHNATELRALHQELRDGEFDEKTASDALFRLNGTIGLWWRCVRVPADRNRWYREPDPEMDTECVSFTLSQQFTPKYTEPGNHNSGEDVIRTYLWRCQFLLPLLSLCLVLVGALVGFCACLCRSFSPTLGIGLLHLLAGVCTLGCVCCFLAGMDLLHRVSVIPDQVDGSLGWSLYLALISSPLYMMAAALLVWAARSHSKNYYRFTAYRVA, from the exons ATGGTGGACAACCGCTCCGCCACGGCGTCGGTGATCGCGTGCGTGCTGAGCGCTCTGGCCACGGTCTACCTGTCTGTGGCGGTGGGCACGCGCCACTGGTACCAGTACACGAGCCCGCAGGTGCGTCACGAGCACAACGCGACTGAGCTGCGCGCGCTGCACCAGGAGCTCAGAGACGGAGAGTTTGATGAGAAAACAGCGAGCGACGCGCTTTTCCGCCTCAACGGCACCATCGGCCTGTGGTGGAGGTGCGTGCGCGTGCCTGCTGACCGCAACCGCTGGTACCGCGAGCCAG aTCCTGAGATggacacagagtgtgtgagcttcACATTGTCTCAACAGTTCACACCGAAGTACACAGAGCCCGGCAACCATAACAGCGGAGAGGACGTGATACGCAcct ATCTGTGGAGGTGCCAGTTTCTCCtgccccttctctctctgtgtttggtGTTAGTGGGAGCGCTGGTGGGAttctgtgcgtgtttgtgtcgTAGTTTCAGTCCCACACTGGGCATCGGACTCCTCCACCTCCTTGCAG GTGTGTGTACtcttggctgtgtgtgttgttttctggCGGGTATGGACCTGCTACACCGTGTCTCTGTTATACCAGACCAGGTGGACGGCTCTCTTGGTTGGTCCCTTTATCTCGCGCTCATTTCCTCTCCGCTGTACATGATGGCTGCCGCGCTACTGGTGTGGGCCGCTCGCAGCCACAGCAAGAACTACTACCGCTTTACTGCCTACCGAGTGGCTTAG
- the epdl1 gene encoding ependymin-like 1 translates to MQLWLYCTLLVFAAGGCLAQRPRPCRSPPLLEGSFSVVTQNGGYSAYGKFAYDAFFQRIRLGELINTNNKTLIKDVLLLFQEHVMYLIDHKNKTCQKQKLTSQFHPMKIPCNSTFLGQVVIGSLSAPGEGLLVNTWTKETPENQGQYVLTFTEFGCLPVTVLFNSPKTGWVVTNYFNIIRGIKDPALFIPPPFCKNASLETENEGNFFSVFF, encoded by the exons ATGCAGCTGTGGTTGTATTGCACTCTGTTGGTGTTTGCGGCAGGAGGCTGCTTGGCACAGAGACCTCGTCCTTGCA GAAGTCCTCCTCTACTTGAAGGAAGCTTTAGCGTG GTAACTCAAAATGGAGGTTACAGCGCATATGGGAAGTTCGCCTACGACGCGTTTTTCCAGCGCATCCGCCTTGGAGAACTtattaataccaataataaAACACTCATTAAGGATGTTCTGCTGCTCTTTCAAGag CATGTGATGTACCTGATCGACCACAAAAACAAGACGTGCCAAAAGCAGAAGCTGACGTCCCAGTTCCATCCGATGAAGATCCCTTGCAACTCTACTTTTCTTGGGCAGGTGGTGATAGGGAGTCTCTCTGCACCTGGAGAAGGTCTGCTTGTTAACACCTGGACTAAAGAGACACCCGAGAACCAAG GCCAGTACGTCCTGACGTTTACAGAGTTTGGCTGCCTTCCTGTCACTGTCCTTTTCAACAGTCCTAAGACTGGCTGGGTTGTGACCAA TTATTTTAACATCATTCGTGGGATCAAGGATCCAGCCCTGTTCATTCCTCCACCTTTCTGCAAGAATGCTTCACTGGAAACAGAAAACGAAGGaaatttcttcagtgttttcTTCTGA
- the alpk1 gene encoding alpha-protein kinase 1 translates to MNTPELTAQLEECLLLAKGDVNAADKEMFKNVRGVLSAKLNTLLQEAVDMKWPFVEEKWQYKRSVASEDKVNTTELIGRRLHQLMAFLRASIMAAEPAWAMSTILLLDRFLYWIDGSHTLLKIAKALHMRYPETPVAPQIIIRQARVYLNTGKLQKAEYILSSLINNNGATGSWKYQRDCDRVLVQSVSVQVRGQVLQKLGLWLEAAELIWASLVGFNVLPLPDKKGIGTALGLLANNLISMNDKDFATFQKKPHINLSFLGDFNHRLLCAAQAAKMAAVYSQFCSLYVLTHMVTQGTCLLSYSFSKDCQAQSKHKYLTLAKEAFENGLLTKKEHEVVTSQQELHTLLRAAYCLATTNKWMFGPSEQVNVAVQSCKETMVLFYSYCFKDDSDKNVLSSEVMAKLQHIKVLLKIKPFKNSDPCSFIPDSYRAIEDRPVPFTIVDFTKVMERFQKHHKSVCEAFSVQKCRRNHQDTSHANCITAVQTRTESFATECHNTCYKSNECQLGIKNKNILAMPENSDQFAETVFDTMGSEEKKPSIKSPKTNILKNSGGSSSLGSSWTSLSDNNGTSPVLVNPFCCTEADDDDSVDKQNRNDGIVGKSAKTANDSNQTGRDHPFHAKRNMHEVHGGTGESISKASSQVCTGLPFLAGANQQQSNLALCTTLGSEENSKMNHQFDGKDKTTRASSGSISSLGSSWQSISFSKSPPIGGFTEVLKDKQEVDQNCDTLPTEDEDSSGSSFEYLNLSSSASSIQKEQFSPSYQTGNDASKAQTGSLDHKQLLPSTELDSFEFLHIDQSEATQGNTTAANKHMKDHTNDTNDIDTNDNAYECSQISEKMNKCADRDQCPSNKKSRVLSNENCCNGCFQGCEMGGVVLTEQDYRSLLSGVCQGCLLWRLPDKPFKLSHYNKAYSALVLKYSKTTDSWTACETIAYVGEVLKMDVEGRQRQAFRVQYLHQELLLGSYVGKEYLKEKKIDAHLGDVERQMTAQFYVMEFNKRLYENNITTQFFYLPSEILLLLESDTILACISVEPYMLGEFVKLTNNTTKINNLHSTTDYGIAFGHFTYEFSNSQEVVVDLQGWMTANGKGLMYLTDPQIHTIRKPKSVNNFHHNGIRKFLEDQHGKHCNSICTRAALNTLPLQIIR, encoded by the exons ATGAACACTCCTGAGTTAACAGCACAGCTGGAGGAGTGTCTCCTCCTGGCAAAAGGAGACGTCAATGCAGCAGATAAGGAGATGTTCAAGAATGTCAGAG GTGTGCTGTCAGCCAAATTGAACACACTCCTGCAGGAGGCAGTGGACATGAAGTGGCCGTTTGTTGAGGAGAAATGGCAGTACAAGCGTTCAGTGGCATCAGAAGACAAAGTGAACACTACAGAGCTCATTGGCAGACGTCTACATCAGCTCATG GCCTTCCTCAGAGCATCCATTATGGCTGCTGAGCCAGCATGGGCGATGTCCACTATTTTGCTGCTGGATCGCTTTCTCTACTGGATAGACGGTTCTCACACACTTCTGAAGATCGCTAAAGCACTACACATGCGCTACCCAGAAACCCCGGTCGCCCCTCAGATCATCATTCGGCAGGCCAGAGTCTACCTCAACACCG GCAAACTACAGAAAGCAGAGTACATTCTGAGCAGCCTGATAAATAACAACGGAGCAACTG GAAGTTGGAAATATCAGCGGGACTGTGATCGGGTTCTCGTGCAGTCAGTCAGTGTTCAAGTTCGGGGACAGGTGCTACAAAAGCTAG GTCTGTGGCTGGAGGCAGCAGAACTCATCTGGGCTTCGCTAGTCGGTTTTAATGTGCTGCCTCTTCCTGATAAAAAG GGTATTGGAACAGCTCTTGGACTTCTGGCTAACAATTTGATCTCTATGAATGATAAAGACTTTGCTACATTCCAGAAGAAGCCTCATATCAATCTG AGTTTCTTGGGAGATTTTAATCATCGACTTCTCTGTGCAGCTCAGGCTGCCAAAATGGCTGCCGTGTACAGTCAGTTTTGCTCTCTGTATGTACTTACCCACATG GTTACTCAAGGAACATGTCTCCTGTCCTACAGTTTTTCAAAAGACTGTCAAGCTCAATCTAAGCACAAATATCTCACATTGGCTAAGGAAGCATTTGAGAATGGTTTGCTAACAAAGAAAGAGCACGAGGTGGTCACTAGTCAACAggaactacacacactcctcagagCAGCTTACTGCTTAGCCACAACCAACAAATGGATGTTTGGTCCGAGCGAACAGGTGAACGTGGCTGTTCAATCTTGCAAGGAAACtatggttcttttttattcttactgCTTTAAAGATGACTCTGATAAGAACGTACTTTCGTCTGAAGTCATGGCGAAGCTGCAGCACATTAAGGTGCTTCTCAAAATAAAGCCCTTCAAAAATTCTGACCCATGTTCGTTTATTCCTGATAGCTACCGTGCCATAGAGGACAGACCAGTCCCGTTCACTATAGTCGATTTCACAAAGGTCATGGAACGTTTTCAGAAGCACCACAAATCGGTGTGTGAAGCTTTTTCTGTGCAGAAATGTAGACGAAACCATCAAGACACAAGTCATGCTAACTGCATCACAGCCGTCCAAACACGAACCGAGTCATTTGCAACAGAATGTCATAACACATGCTATAAATCAAATGAATGCCAGCTGGGGAtcaagaacaaaaacattttggcCATGCCAGAAAACTCAGATCAGTTTGCAGAAACCGTCTTTGATACTATGGGTAGCGAGGAAAAGAAACCAAGTATAAAATccccaaaaacaaacattttaaaaaattctggAGGAAGCAGCAGTTTAGGATCTTCGTGGACAAGTCTCTCTGATAATAATGGGACTTCACCAGTTCTAGTCAATCCTTTCTGTTGCACTGAAGCAGATGACGATGATAGTGTtgacaaacagaacagaaatgacGGTATTGTAGGCAAAAGTGCCAAAACTGCTAATGATAGCAATCAGACCGGAAGAGATCATCCCTTTCATGCAAAGAGGAACATGCATGAGGTTCATGGAGGTACAGGGGAGAGCATCTCTAAAGCTAGCAGTCAAGTCTGCACAGGTCTTCCCTTTCTAGCTGGTGCTAATCAACAACAGTCAAATCTTGCACTTTGCACAACCTTGGGAAGTGAAGAGAACAGTAAAATGAACCATCAATTTGATGGGAAAGACAAAACGACAAGAGCTTCCTCTGGATCCATTAGTAGCTTGGGCTCTTCATGGCAAAGTATTTCATTCTCCAAGTCACCTCCCATTGGAGGTTTCACTGAGGTCTTGAAGGACAAGCAAGAGGTCGATCAAAATTGTGACACGTTACCAACCGAGGATGAGGATAGCTCAGGAAGTTCCTTTGAGTATTTAAACCTAAGTTCTTCAGCATCATCAATTCAGAAAGAACAGTTTAGCCCTTCCTACCAGACAGGAAATGATGCAAGCAAAGCCCAGACTGGAAGTTTGGATCACAAACAGTTATTACCATCTACTGAGCTTGACTCATTTGAATTTCTGCACATTGATCAGTCTGAAGCAACACAAGGAAACACAACTgcagcaaacaaacacatgaaagACCACACTAATGACACTAATGACATTGACACTAATGACAATGCCTATGAATGTTCTCAGATATCTGAAAAGATGAACAAGTGTGCAGACAGAGATCAGTGTCCATCCAACAAGAAGAGCAGGGTTTTATCCAATGAGAACTGTTGCAATGGCTGTTTTCAGGGTTGCGAGATGGGAGGTGTAGTTTTGACAGAGCAGGACTACAGATCCCTCCTGTCAGGAGTGTGCCAAGGCTGCCTACTGTGGAGGCTTCCAGACAAACCATTTAAACTCAGCCATTACAACAAAGCTTATA GTGCACTTGTTTTAAAATACTCCAAGACTACAGACTCCTGGACGGCCTGCGAAACAATCGCGTACGTTGGAGAAGTGCTAAAAATGGACGTCGAAGGAAGACAGAGACAAGCCTTCAGAGTTCAGTATCTACATCAAGAACTACTGCTGGGCAG TTACGTAGGTAAGGAgtatttgaaagaaaagaaaatcgaCGCACACCTGGGCGACGTGGAACGGCAGATGACGGCTCAGTTTTATGTCATGGAGTTCAACAAGCGCCTTTATGAAAACAACATCACCACGCAGTTCTTTTACCTTCCTTCTGAGATACTGCTG CTCCTGGAATCTGACACCATCTTGGCCTGTATATCAGTAGAACCATACATGCTGGGGGAATTCGTGAAACTCACCAACAACACCACAAAAATCAACAACCTACATTCAACCACAGATTATGGCATCGCTTTTGGACATTTTACATACGAGTTCTCCAACAGCCAGGAGGTGGTGGTAGACCTGCAAG gcTGGATGACGGCAAATGGGAAAGGACTGATGTATCTTACAGATCCCCAGATCCACACAATCAGGAAACCTAAATCTGTCAATAACTTCCACCACAATGGAATAAGGAAGTTCCTAGAGGATCAGCATGGAAAGCATTGCAACTCCATCTGTACAAGGGCTGCCCTAAACACACTTCCACTACAGATAATCAGATAG